One genomic window of Streptomonospora nanhaiensis includes the following:
- a CDS encoding serine/threonine-protein kinase, whose protein sequence is MLPADPAATAAGRVLAGRYELRGEIARGGVGTVWLATDLVLDRQVAVKELRLPSDVSSAERESLLQRTTREARVAARLTHPGVVTVLDVVDEDDRPWIVMEYVEARTLAEIVQVAGPLPYQRVAEIGLQLIDALKVAHDEGIVHRDVKPENVMISESGRVVLTDFGLAAWTGESALTASGRIIGSPSYIPPERAKAGPVGPESDLWSLGATLYAAVEGHPPYDRKGYIRILKGAELEEPAIAQNAGPLAPVLAGLLHVQPGDRLTAENATKMLRIAALAPWAPETSPETAARSAEQTSPRPVVPPPAREGRHERRGASTAGAGAGGGRHEQGADDPDGGEDGDPDPGDPAAESEKGMEAAREHFRQGAQVLRHSLQESVSELQDSVSDSVSQFQERLQRHRPESVGHLLTSIRDSTDTLGLTSSGKHRGGSPLPVVAAVAVGVLALLAVVLWALLFRP, encoded by the coding sequence GTGCTCCCGGCGGACCCCGCCGCCACGGCGGCGGGCCGCGTGCTCGCGGGCCGCTACGAACTCCGCGGCGAGATCGCGCGCGGCGGTGTCGGCACCGTCTGGCTGGCCACCGACCTCGTCCTCGACCGCCAGGTCGCGGTCAAGGAGCTGCGGCTGCCCAGCGACGTCAGTTCGGCCGAGCGCGAGTCCCTGCTTCAGCGCACCACGCGCGAGGCCCGCGTCGCGGCGCGCCTCACCCACCCCGGCGTGGTCACCGTGCTCGACGTGGTGGACGAGGACGACCGCCCCTGGATCGTCATGGAGTACGTCGAGGCGCGCACCCTCGCCGAGATCGTGCAGGTCGCCGGGCCGCTGCCCTACCAGCGCGTGGCCGAGATCGGCCTCCAGCTGATCGACGCGCTCAAGGTCGCCCACGACGAGGGCATCGTGCACCGCGACGTCAAGCCCGAGAACGTCATGATCAGCGAGAGCGGCCGCGTCGTGCTCACCGACTTCGGGCTGGCCGCCTGGACCGGGGAGTCCGCGCTGACCGCCTCGGGCCGCATCATCGGCTCGCCGTCCTACATCCCGCCCGAGCGCGCCAAGGCCGGCCCCGTCGGACCGGAGTCCGACCTGTGGTCGCTGGGCGCCACGCTCTACGCCGCCGTCGAGGGCCACCCGCCCTACGACCGCAAGGGCTACATCCGCATCCTCAAGGGCGCCGAACTGGAGGAGCCCGCCATCGCGCAGAACGCCGGGCCGCTGGCGCCGGTGCTCGCGGGGCTGCTGCACGTCCAGCCGGGCGACCGCCTCACCGCCGAGAACGCCACCAAGATGCTGCGGATCGCGGCCCTGGCGCCGTGGGCGCCCGAGACCAGCCCCGAGACCGCGGCGCGGTCGGCCGAGCAGACCTCGCCGCGCCCGGTGGTGCCGCCTCCGGCGCGCGAGGGCCGGCACGAGCGGCGCGGCGCCTCGACCGCCGGCGCGGGCGCGGGCGGCGGCCGCCACGAGCAGGGCGCCGACGACCCCGACGGCGGCGAGGACGGCGACCCCGATCCCGGCGATCCGGCGGCCGAATCCGAGAAGGGCATGGAGGCCGCCCGCGAGCACTTCCGGCAGGGCGCGCAGGTGCTGCGCCACTCCCTGCAGGAGTCGGTGAGCGAGCTGCAGGACTCCGTCTCGGACTCGGTGTCGCAGTTCCAGGAACGGCTGCAGCGCCACCGGCCGGAGTCGGTGGGGCACCTGCTGACCTCCATCCGCGACTCCACCGACACGCTGGGGCTGACCAGTTCGGGCAAGCACCGGGGCGGGAGCCCGCTGCCGGTGGTGGCCGCCGTGGCCGTGGGCGTGCTCGCGCTGCTGGCGGTGGTGCTGTGGGCGCTGCTGTTCCGGCCCTGA
- a CDS encoding MFS transporter, which translates to MSVTTDIPARLDRLPWARWHWLILLGLGSVWILDGLEVTIVGSIGSRITEDASGLGITEGQVGTAASVYVVGACLGALFFGHLTERLGRRKIFLVTLGVYLAATVLTAFSGSVWWFYLCRFFTGFGIGGEYAAINSAIDEMVPARLRGRVSLMVNGSYWLGAAVGAAMAYPLLNPDLLPEFVGWRLLFAVGGVLGLVILVVRRIVPESPRWLVIHGREEEAERVVRGIEEEVERETHRDRLPPAGEGITLEQRSRTTFAELARTFARTYPRRTVVGLALFAGQAFLYNAVFFTQALVLTAFFDVSSDTAPLFIIPLALGNFLGPVLLGPLFDSVGRRPMIAGTYAGSGLLLVGTGLLFQAGALDAVTVTACWCAVFFLASAGASSAYLTVSEVFPMETRPQAIALFYAVGTALGGVLGPGLFGALVATGEVAMVASGYYLGAGLMIGAGLVQWMLGIEVARRSLENIADPLSRKQATPT; encoded by the coding sequence ATGAGCGTCACCACCGACATCCCCGCACGACTCGACCGGCTCCCCTGGGCGCGCTGGCACTGGCTGATCCTCCTGGGCCTGGGCAGCGTGTGGATCCTCGACGGCCTTGAGGTCACCATCGTCGGGTCGATCGGTTCGCGCATCACCGAGGACGCGAGCGGCCTGGGCATCACCGAGGGGCAGGTCGGCACGGCCGCGTCGGTCTACGTGGTCGGCGCGTGCCTGGGCGCGCTGTTCTTCGGCCACCTCACCGAGCGGCTGGGGCGGCGCAAGATCTTCCTGGTCACCCTCGGGGTGTACCTGGCGGCGACCGTGCTCACCGCGTTCTCGGGCAGCGTCTGGTGGTTCTACCTCTGCCGGTTCTTCACCGGGTTCGGGATCGGCGGCGAGTACGCAGCCATCAACTCCGCCATCGACGAGATGGTCCCGGCGCGGCTGCGCGGGCGGGTGTCGCTCATGGTCAACGGCTCCTACTGGCTGGGCGCGGCGGTGGGGGCCGCCATGGCCTACCCGCTGCTCAACCCCGACCTGCTCCCGGAGTTCGTGGGCTGGCGGCTGCTGTTCGCCGTGGGCGGGGTGCTGGGCCTGGTCATCCTGGTGGTGCGCCGGATCGTCCCGGAGAGCCCGCGCTGGCTGGTCATCCACGGCCGCGAGGAGGAGGCCGAGCGGGTGGTGCGCGGCATCGAGGAGGAGGTCGAGCGCGAGACGCACCGCGACCGGCTGCCGCCGGCGGGCGAGGGCATCACCCTGGAGCAGCGCAGCCGGACCACCTTCGCCGAACTGGCCCGCACCTTCGCGCGGACCTACCCGAGGCGCACGGTGGTGGGGCTGGCGCTGTTCGCCGGGCAGGCGTTCCTCTACAACGCGGTGTTCTTCACCCAGGCGCTGGTGCTGACCGCGTTCTTCGACGTGTCCTCCGACACCGCGCCGCTGTTCATCATCCCGCTGGCGCTGGGCAACTTCCTGGGCCCGGTGCTGCTGGGGCCGCTGTTCGACTCGGTGGGGCGCAGGCCGATGATCGCGGGGACCTACGCCGGATCGGGGCTGCTGCTGGTAGGCACCGGGCTGCTGTTCCAGGCCGGCGCGCTGGACGCGGTGACCGTGACCGCCTGCTGGTGCGCGGTGTTCTTCCTCGCCTCGGCCGGGGCCAGTTCGGCCTACCTGACCGTCAGCGAGGTGTTCCCGATGGAGACGCGCCCGCAGGCCATCGCCCTGTTCTACGCGGTGGGAACGGCGCTGGGCGGCGTGCTGGGGCCGGGCCTGTTCGGCGCCCTGGTGGCCACCGGGGAGGTCGCGATGGTGGCGTCCGGCTACTACCTGGGCGCGGGGCTGATGATCGGCGCCGGGCTGGTGCAGTGGATGCTGGGCATCGAGGTCGCCCGCCGGTCGCTGGAGAACATCGCCGACCCGCTGAGCAGGAAGCAGGCGACCCCGACCTGA
- a CDS encoding cellulose binding domain-containing protein: MDAGHRGRPPVAGEHRRPAEQEAGDPDLSGGLGCEPAAGQRPAAGWNAVWPQEGTRVTAANAAWSGRLGPGASVDLGFNGTWSGADPAPEAFTLNGADWPEHDPEHAPESTRDAAAPVRGGTRKATAAAVGPAGFEPALNRT, encoded by the coding sequence GTGGATGCTGGGCATCGAGGTCGCCCGCCGGTCGCTGGAGAACATCGCCGACCCGCTGAGCAGGAAGCAGGCGACCCCGACCTGAGCGGCGGACTCGGCTGCGAGCCGGCCGCCGGGCAGCGGCCGGCCGCGGGCTGGAACGCGGTGTGGCCCCAGGAGGGCACGCGGGTCACGGCCGCCAACGCCGCCTGGAGCGGCCGCCTGGGCCCGGGCGCGTCGGTGGACCTCGGGTTCAACGGCACGTGGTCGGGGGCCGACCCGGCGCCCGAGGCGTTCACCCTCAACGGGGCCGACTGGCCTGAACACGATCCTGAGCACGCGCCGGAGAGCACGAGGGATGCCGCCGCGCCGGTGCGCGGCGGCACCCGGAAGGCGACGGCTGCCGCTGTGGGGCCGGCGGGATTCGAACCCGCACTGAACAGGACCTAA
- the bcp gene encoding thioredoxin-dependent thiol peroxidase — protein MSETTVRLQPGDTAPDFTLTADDGGKVSLADVLAGGRRVVLYFYPAAMTPGCTTEACDFRDSLGDFSGAGVAVLGVSPDAPERLARFREQEGLTFPLLSDPEKEVLRAYGAFGEKKNYGRVVQGVIRSTFVIDPDGTVAKAFYNVKATGHVARIKRELGLG, from the coding sequence GTGAGCGAGACCACCGTCCGGCTGCAGCCCGGCGACACCGCGCCCGACTTCACCCTCACCGCCGACGACGGCGGCAAGGTCAGCCTCGCCGACGTGCTGGCCGGCGGCAGGCGCGTCGTGCTGTACTTCTACCCCGCGGCGATGACCCCGGGCTGCACCACCGAGGCGTGCGACTTCCGCGACAGCCTCGGCGACTTCTCCGGCGCCGGCGTCGCCGTGCTGGGCGTCTCCCCCGACGCCCCCGAGCGCCTCGCGCGGTTCCGCGAGCAGGAGGGCTTGACCTTCCCGCTGCTCAGCGACCCCGAGAAGGAGGTGCTGCGCGCCTACGGGGCTTTCGGCGAGAAGAAGAACTACGGCCGCGTCGTGCAGGGGGTCATCCGCTCCACGTTCGTGATCGACCCCGACGGCACCGTGGCCAAGGCGTTCTACAACGTGAAGGCCACCGGGCACGTCGCGCGGATCAAGCGCGAACTCGGCCTGGGCTGA
- a CDS encoding CDP-alcohol phosphatidyltransferase family protein, with protein MSGFTLEEVKERTLRTRDSWWTVAFADPLAVRLVRVIANRTRITPNQLTVSALFLGLGAAAAFAVAWWPFLLLGALLYYLCFLVDCMDGKLARLTDRETLFGSWMDYLFDRLRVLVCAIALMGGQYVLTGQVVFVWMALAVVFVDMLRYLNALQVYKVRREMRSRIAGALERARAELSMLEPEDTGARRPLSDQGEQAVLRHGISVLEHILRTQTEKESRYDRDAGKQPDVRLPKVDLHQEFRSRFPWYQRFWEFLRAHRVRTHLVSGIEFQMAVFVLAPLAGAAAPSAIVAIAVIAGVLLLAFEVAIVYKLWLSTLDFFRVVDGIEGALGFTRSDDPGGGASEREATPGSSQATTLR; from the coding sequence ATGTCTGGTTTCACGCTGGAGGAGGTCAAGGAGCGCACGCTGCGGACGCGTGACTCCTGGTGGACCGTCGCGTTCGCCGACCCCCTCGCCGTGCGCCTCGTCCGCGTGATCGCCAACCGGACGCGCATCACCCCCAACCAGCTCACCGTCAGCGCGCTGTTCCTGGGTCTTGGCGCGGCGGCGGCCTTCGCGGTGGCGTGGTGGCCGTTCCTGCTGCTGGGCGCCCTGCTGTACTACCTGTGCTTCCTGGTCGACTGCATGGACGGCAAGCTGGCCCGGCTCACCGACCGCGAGACCCTGTTCGGCTCGTGGATGGACTACCTCTTCGACCGGCTGCGGGTGCTGGTGTGCGCCATCGCCCTGATGGGCGGCCAGTACGTGCTCACCGGCCAGGTGGTGTTCGTCTGGATGGCGCTGGCCGTGGTGTTCGTGGACATGCTGCGCTACCTCAACGCGCTCCAGGTCTACAAGGTGCGCCGCGAGATGCGCTCGCGCATCGCCGGGGCCCTGGAGCGGGCCCGCGCCGAGCTGTCCATGCTGGAGCCCGAGGACACCGGCGCCCGGCGCCCGCTGAGCGACCAGGGCGAGCAGGCCGTGCTGCGGCACGGGATCTCGGTGCTGGAGCACATCCTGCGCACCCAGACCGAGAAGGAGTCGCGCTACGACCGCGACGCCGGCAAGCAGCCCGACGTGCGGCTGCCAAAGGTCGACCTGCACCAGGAGTTCCGGTCCCGGTTCCCCTGGTACCAGCGGTTCTGGGAGTTCCTGCGCGCCCACCGGGTGCGCACCCACCTGGTCAGCGGCATCGAGTTCCAGATGGCGGTGTTCGTGCTGGCGCCGCTGGCCGGTGCGGCCGCCCCGTCCGCGATTGTCGCGATCGCCGTGATCGCGGGTGTTTTGCTCCTCGCGTTCGAGGTGGCGATCGTCTATAAACTGTGGTTGTCCACGCTGGACTTCTTCCGTGTCGTGGACGGAATCGAAGGCGCCCTGGGCTTCACGCGCTCCGACGACCCCGGAGGGGGTGCCTCAGAGCGGGAGGCCACCCCCGGCTCCTCTCAGGCGACCACCCTGCGGTAG
- a CDS encoding DUF3618 domain-containing protein, with amino-acid sequence MEERDPAAAPRDPATVQAEIERVQRRLAQTVDEIADRTKPANVARRGWQRVRGAGSHLAEEARALVAGGGAVRLDSHVVEPPEGSVLVQGDGEVVSTYTSRARLSPEVLILGAGVGLALTVGLIAMVRRSRRGR; translated from the coding sequence ATGGAGGAACGCGACCCCGCGGCGGCACCGCGCGACCCCGCGACTGTGCAGGCCGAGATCGAACGCGTGCAGCGCCGCCTGGCCCAGACGGTCGACGAGATCGCCGACCGCACCAAGCCGGCCAACGTCGCGCGGCGCGGCTGGCAGCGGGTCCGCGGCGCGGGCTCCCACCTGGCCGAGGAGGCGCGCGCGCTGGTGGCCGGCGGCGGCGCGGTGCGGCTGGACAGCCACGTCGTCGAGCCCCCGGAGGGCAGCGTGCTCGTCCAGGGCGACGGCGAGGTGGTGTCCACCTACACCTCGCGCGCCCGGCTCTCGCCCGAGGTCCTGATCCTCGGCGCGGGCGTGGGGCTGGCCCTCACGGTCGGCCTGATCGCCATGGTGCGCAGGTCGCGGCGCGGCCGCTGA
- a CDS encoding alanine racemase has product MPSDREYYDGATSRLSAPFAIVDMAAFRANAADLARRAGGVPVRVVTKSLRCRHLIREALALPGFAGVMAFTLPEALWLAAGDAAGPVSDDILVAYPTADTRAIAALAADPEAAARITLMIDHTDHLDMISAAAPGPAHPVKVCLDMDTSWQPLGPRTHIGARRSPVRTPAQAAALARAAAARPGLRLEGVMAYEAQIAGVGDAPPGRPLYGAVLRWVQGRSRRELARRRAALVRAVRGVADIRFVNGGGTGSVHTTRRERAVTEVAAGSGLYHPALFDHFTGFTGRPAALFALPVVRRPGPGVATVLGGGYLASGPPDPARLPRPHLPAGLSYSPTEGAGEVQTPLLGAAADSLRIGDRVWLRHAKAGELCERFGELHLVEGPDPDDVTAVPTYRGEGKAFL; this is encoded by the coding sequence ATGCCGAGCGACCGCGAGTACTACGACGGGGCCACCAGCCGGCTCAGCGCCCCCTTCGCCATCGTGGACATGGCCGCCTTCCGCGCCAACGCCGCCGACCTCGCCCGGCGCGCCGGCGGGGTACCGGTGCGCGTCGTCACCAAGTCCCTGCGCTGCCGCCACCTCATCCGCGAGGCCCTGGCCCTGCCCGGCTTCGCCGGGGTCATGGCCTTCACCCTGCCCGAGGCCCTGTGGCTGGCCGCCGGCGACGCCGCCGGGCCCGTCAGCGACGACATTCTGGTGGCCTACCCCACCGCCGACACCCGCGCCATCGCCGCCCTGGCCGCCGACCCCGAGGCCGCCGCGCGCATCACGCTCATGATCGACCACACCGACCACCTGGACATGATCTCCGCCGCCGCGCCCGGCCCCGCCCACCCCGTCAAGGTGTGCCTGGACATGGACACCAGCTGGCAGCCCCTGGGCCCGCGCACCCACATCGGCGCCCGGCGCTCCCCCGTGCGCACCCCCGCCCAGGCGGCCGCGCTGGCCCGCGCCGCAGCCGCCCGCCCCGGCCTGCGGCTGGAGGGCGTGATGGCCTACGAGGCGCAGATCGCCGGGGTGGGCGACGCCCCGCCCGGCCGCCCGCTCTACGGCGCCGTGCTGCGCTGGGTGCAGGGCCGCTCGCGGCGGGAGCTGGCCCGGCGCCGCGCCGCGCTCGTGCGGGCGGTGCGCGGTGTCGCCGACATCCGGTTCGTCAACGGCGGCGGCACCGGCAGCGTGCACACCACCCGCCGCGAGCGCGCGGTGACCGAGGTCGCGGCCGGCTCCGGGCTGTACCACCCGGCGCTGTTCGACCACTTCACCGGGTTCACCGGGCGCCCGGCGGCGCTGTTCGCGCTGCCCGTGGTGCGCCGCCCCGGCCCCGGGGTGGCGACCGTGCTGGGCGGGGGCTACCTCGCCTCGGGCCCGCCCGACCCGGCCCGCCTGCCCCGGCCGCACCTGCCGGCGGGGCTGTCCTACAGCCCCACCGAGGGCGCCGGCGAGGTGCAGACGCCGCTCCTGGGCGCCGCCGCCGACTCCCTGCGGATCGGCGACCGCGTGTGGCTGCGCCACGCTAAGGCGGGCGAGCTGTGCGAGCGGTTCGGCGAACTCCACCTGGTCGAGGGCCCCGACCCCGACGACGTCACCGCCGTGCCCACCTACCGGGGCGAGGGCAAGGCGTTCCTGTAG
- the purU gene encoding formyltetrahydrofolate deformylase, with protein sequence MSAGANEREYVLTLSCPDTRGIVAGVADLLYQHGCNITESQQYGDPYANRFFLRTQFTAAPADGAAEDLLRGAFASLAADFDMEWDLRPRDVRPRVLVMVSRFGHCLNDLLYRRRSGLLDADIAAVVSNHPDLEFLARSYDLDFHHLPVTPDTKADQEARLLELVDSYDIDLVVLARYMQVLSERLCAKMAGRIINIHHSFLPSFKGARPYHQAHARGVKLIGATAHYVTADLDEGPIIEQEVARVDHTHSPEQLTAIGRDLESVALARAVNWHAQRRVLLNGRRTVVFR encoded by the coding sequence ATGAGCGCCGGTGCCAACGAGCGCGAGTACGTGCTGACCCTGTCCTGCCCCGACACCCGGGGCATCGTGGCGGGCGTGGCCGACCTGCTGTACCAGCACGGCTGCAACATCACCGAGAGCCAGCAGTACGGCGACCCCTACGCCAACCGCTTCTTCCTGCGCACGCAGTTCACCGCGGCCCCCGCCGACGGCGCGGCCGAGGACCTGCTGCGCGGCGCGTTCGCCTCGCTGGCGGCCGACTTCGACATGGAGTGGGACCTCCGCCCGCGCGACGTCCGGCCGCGCGTGCTCGTCATGGTCTCCCGGTTCGGCCACTGCCTCAACGACCTGCTCTACCGCCGGCGCAGCGGCCTGCTCGACGCCGACATCGCGGCGGTGGTCTCCAACCACCCCGACCTGGAGTTCCTGGCGCGCTCCTACGACCTCGACTTCCACCACCTGCCGGTCACCCCCGACACCAAGGCCGACCAGGAGGCGCGGCTGCTGGAACTGGTCGACTCCTACGACATCGACCTGGTGGTGCTGGCGCGCTACATGCAGGTGCTGTCGGAGCGGCTGTGCGCCAAGATGGCGGGGCGGATCATCAACATCCACCACTCCTTCCTGCCCAGCTTCAAGGGCGCGCGGCCCTACCACCAGGCGCACGCGCGCGGGGTCAAGCTGATCGGCGCCACCGCGCACTACGTCACCGCCGACCTCGACGAAGGCCCCATCATCGAGCAGGAGGTCGCGCGGGTCGACCACACCCACAGCCCCGAGCAGCTCACCGCGATCGGCCGCGACCTGGAGTCCGTGGCCTTGGCGCGGGCCGTCAACTGGCACGCCCAGCGCCGCGTGCTGCTCAACGGCCGGCGCACCGTCGTCTTCCGCTGA
- a CDS encoding Asp23/Gls24 family envelope stress response protein, with translation MAVDPGPGGALPCGTDPQELIEHLAAGAPTGHERACPHCRAAAAEFAPLLAARDRLAGEPVAAPPRLLDDVMRTVRADPRSRRVYRLPGQEAGTTRVRRRVAAALLRTAAEQVPGVRLVRVRELRQDADGVAVVVAAVLEAGAPIPETARALREAVRAAGRAGLGWEVAAVDIEVADVRGGPEG, from the coding sequence ATGGCGGTAGACCCCGGACCCGGCGGCGCGCTGCCGTGCGGCACCGACCCCCAGGAGCTGATCGAGCACCTGGCCGCGGGCGCGCCCACCGGCCACGAGCGCGCCTGCCCGCACTGCCGCGCCGCCGCGGCGGAGTTCGCGCCGCTGCTGGCCGCCCGCGACCGGCTGGCCGGCGAGCCGGTGGCCGCCCCGCCCCGCCTGCTGGACGACGTCATGCGCACGGTGCGCGCCGACCCGCGCTCCCGCCGCGTCTACCGGCTGCCCGGCCAGGAGGCAGGCACCACGCGGGTGCGCCGGCGGGTGGCGGCGGCCCTGCTGCGCACCGCCGCCGAACAGGTGCCCGGGGTGCGGCTCGTCCGCGTGCGCGAACTGCGCCAGGACGCCGACGGCGTGGCCGTGGTGGTCGCGGCGGTGCTGGAGGCGGGCGCGCCCATCCCCGAGACGGCGCGGGCGCTGCGGGAGGCGGTGCGCGCGGCCGGGCGCGCGGGGCTGGGCTGGGAGGTGGCCGCGGTCGACATCGAGGTGGCCGACGTGCGGGGCGGCCCCGAGGGGTGA
- a CDS encoding RNA polymerase sigma factor translates to MRASPPPPPGPRPPGAPDSALVARAQDGDADAFEALVRRHQDTVYRIALRVLGHEGDAADAAQDALVAAWHRLPDLADPASFRAWLYRIAGRRALNLARARAPEAPADRVEAAAGLPGPEQHTVAGGLRRALARALAALPPGQRACWVLRELEGMGYEEIAEVVGAGPDAVRGRIHRARARLVEELAPWR, encoded by the coding sequence ATGCGAGCGTCGCCCCCGCCACCGCCCGGGCCCCGCCCGCCGGGCGCGCCCGACTCCGCGCTGGTCGCCCGCGCCCAGGACGGCGACGCCGACGCCTTCGAGGCCCTGGTGCGGCGCCACCAGGACACGGTGTACCGGATCGCGCTGCGGGTCCTCGGCCACGAGGGCGACGCCGCCGACGCCGCGCAGGACGCTCTCGTCGCGGCCTGGCACCGGCTGCCCGACCTCGCCGACCCCGCGAGCTTCCGGGCGTGGCTCTACCGCATCGCCGGCCGCCGCGCGCTCAACCTCGCCCGCGCCCGCGCGCCGGAGGCCCCGGCCGACCGCGTCGAGGCCGCGGCCGGCCTGCCCGGACCCGAGCAGCACACCGTCGCCGGCGGCCTGCGCCGGGCGCTCGCGCGGGCGCTGGCCGCGCTCCCACCGGGCCAGCGGGCCTGCTGGGTGCTGCGGGAGCTGGAGGGTATGGGCTACGAGGAGATCGCCGAGGTCGTGGGAGCCGGACCGGACGCGGTGCGCGGGCGCATCCACCGCGCCCGCGCCCGGCTCGTGGAGGAGTTGGCGCCATGGCGGTAG
- a CDS encoding Asp23/Gls24 family envelope stress response protein — protein MTNTSAEPTVPGARESGATGGARGGAGRELVTANGRTTIADHVVAKIAGMAAREVDGVHRMGGGSTRAFGAVRDRVSGGGTTASAARGVAVEVGERQAAVDIDLVVEYGVAIPDLAGAVRRNVIQGVERMTGLEVTEVNITVDDIHLPDDTDDSESGDDSEPRVR, from the coding sequence GTGACGAACACCAGTGCGGAGCCGACCGTGCCCGGCGCCCGCGAAAGCGGCGCCACCGGCGGCGCCCGGGGCGGCGCCGGACGCGAACTGGTCACGGCCAACGGCCGCACCACCATCGCCGACCACGTCGTCGCCAAGATCGCGGGCATGGCCGCGCGCGAGGTCGACGGCGTCCACCGCATGGGCGGCGGCTCCACCCGGGCGTTCGGCGCCGTGCGCGACCGGGTCTCGGGGGGCGGCACCACCGCCTCGGCCGCGCGCGGCGTGGCCGTCGAGGTCGGCGAACGCCAGGCCGCCGTCGACATCGACCTGGTGGTGGAGTACGGGGTCGCCATCCCCGACCTCGCCGGCGCGGTGCGCCGCAACGTCATCCAGGGGGTCGAGCGCATGACCGGCCTGGAGGTCACCGAGGTCAACATCACCGTCGACGACATCCACCTGCCCGACGACACCGACGACTCCGAGTCCGGCGACGACTCCGAGCCCCGGGTCCGCTGA
- a CDS encoding Asp23/Gls24 family envelope stress response protein → MTATTAADPAPPHRRPAAPEGPDAAAAERGRTVIGADVVAAIAAHAAVQVAGVRRTAGGTPPGAGRAVSGVRAQARVSGNGGTATLRLRIAVGYPRSVREVTREVRAHTARTVQDLTGMAVRRVDIEIADLVRGGRAH, encoded by the coding sequence ATGACGGCGACCACCGCCGCGGACCCCGCGCCGCCGCACCGGCGGCCGGCGGCCCCCGAGGGCCCCGACGCCGCCGCGGCCGAGCGCGGCCGCACGGTCATCGGCGCCGACGTGGTGGCCGCGATCGCCGCCCACGCCGCCGTCCAGGTCGCGGGGGTCAGGCGCACCGCCGGCGGCACACCGCCGGGCGCCGGCCGCGCGGTCTCGGGCGTGCGGGCCCAGGCCCGCGTCAGCGGCAACGGCGGCACCGCCACGCTGCGGCTGCGGATCGCCGTGGGCTACCCGCGCTCGGTGCGCGAGGTGACACGGGAGGTCCGGGCGCACACCGCCCGGACGGTGCAGGACCTGACGGGGATGGCGGTGCGCCGCGTCGACATCGAGATCGCGGATCTGGTGCGCGGCGGCCGCGCCCACTGA
- a CDS encoding DUF6286 domain-containing protein, which produces MTTVEDALMRPDPATARRARRVAVHTFRPRRSWPALIVGALVLLVAALAAAEVVSALVGSPMRTAVTTTAEEYAVGAQWGDPAVQAASLLLALIGLALIAIALLPGRGRFAPLRTDDPDLVVGLSRPALRRTLVLAAQSVGGVRAARVTVGRHRIGVRVHTDLIEAPELRGQVAAAVERRLTEIAPLGDFKVITHVRCAKA; this is translated from the coding sequence ATGACAACCGTGGAAGACGCGCTCATGCGCCCGGATCCCGCGACGGCACGGCGGGCGCGCCGCGTGGCCGTGCACACCTTCCGCCCGCGGCGCTCCTGGCCGGCGCTGATCGTCGGCGCCCTGGTGCTGCTGGTCGCCGCCCTCGCCGCCGCCGAGGTGGTCTCGGCGCTGGTGGGCAGCCCCATGCGCACCGCCGTGACCACCACCGCCGAGGAGTACGCCGTGGGCGCCCAGTGGGGCGACCCCGCCGTGCAGGCCGCCTCGCTGCTGCTCGCGCTGATCGGGCTGGCCCTGATCGCGATCGCGCTCCTTCCCGGCCGGGGCCGGTTCGCGCCGCTGCGCACCGACGACCCCGACCTGGTGGTGGGGCTGTCGCGTCCGGCGCTGCGGCGCACCCTGGTGCTGGCCGCCCAGAGCGTGGGCGGGGTGCGGGCCGCCCGCGTCACCGTGGGGCGCCACCGGATCGGCGTCCGGGTGCACACCGACCTCATCGAGGCGCCCGAGCTGCGCGGGCAGGTCGCGGCGGCGGTGGAGCGGCGGCTCACCGAGATCGCCCCGCTGGGCGACTTCAAGGTGATCACCCACGTCCGCTGCGCGAAGGCGTGA